The following are encoded in a window of Sporichthyaceae bacterium genomic DNA:
- a CDS encoding nuclear transport factor 2 family protein, translated as MTSANRRVIDRFYAAVIAKDGEAIAAAIEDGFAPDAVMRISDSLPYGGVHAGREVIQGLLGKLARTRTPMVLVEKITVRRVLEQGDEIAVDVEFPWIAPGAAEPIRMAAVEWFTFRDGQVVEMTVSYWDTAACLRAIQAARQE; from the coding sequence GTGACCAGCGCCAACCGCCGCGTCATCGACCGCTTCTATGCTGCGGTCATCGCCAAGGACGGCGAGGCGATCGCGGCCGCGATCGAGGACGGTTTCGCGCCGGACGCGGTCATGCGCATCTCCGACTCGCTGCCCTACGGCGGCGTCCACGCCGGGCGCGAGGTCATCCAAGGCCTGCTGGGCAAGCTGGCCCGCACCCGCACCCCGATGGTGCTGGTGGAGAAGATCACGGTGCGCCGGGTGCTCGAGCAGGGCGACGAGATCGCGGTGGACGTGGAGTTCCCGTGGATCGCGCCGGGTGCGGCCGAGCCGATCCGGATGGCCGCCGTCGAGTGGTTCACGTTCCGGGACGGCCAGGTGGTGGAGATGACGGTCAGCTATTGGGACACCGCCGCCTGCCTGCGCGCGATCCAGGCGGCGCGGCAGGAGTAG